In one window of Candidatus Avedoeria danica DNA:
- a CDS encoding DUF86 domain-containing protein — MLERILRIESYTWEGESSFLQNPLIQDAVIRNLEVIGEAAKRVPDEFRVQHPDIPWRALTGFRDVLIHQYEGVGLALVWSAVATSLPELRQAIEAVLPPLDTLEREIGGEDE; from the coding sequence ATGTTGGAGCGCATCCTCCGGATTGAATCGTATACCTGGGAGGGCGAATCCAGCTTTCTACAGAACCCGCTGATTCAGGACGCGGTGATCCGAAACCTCGAGGTCATCGGCGAGGCCGCGAAGCGAGTACCGGACGAGTTCCGCGTACAACATCCCGACATTCCGTGGCGGGCTCTCACCGGCTTCCGAGACGTCCTCATCCATCAGTATGAAGGAGTAGGCTTGGCGCTGGTGTGGTCCGCGGTCGCCACCAGTCTGCCAGAGCTTCGCCAGGCGATTGAAGCCGTCTTGCCACCACTTGACACTCTTGAGCGCGAGATCGGTGGGGAGGACGAGTAG
- a CDS encoding transglycosylase domain-containing protein — protein sequence MRIAVRLHPRRARLARLAVLLAGRHRRRAFIALPAVLALTGLVALRMLMADLPAPGELVTRAAHDATKIYDRRGRLLVEVLDPRAGRRTRVDLADVAPVLRQAVIAVEDAGFYSHPGVEARGIARAAWQMLRAGRVVSGGSTITQQLARAVLLSDDERGRRSLLRKLRESVLALRITAAYDKDTVLELYLNEVYFGQLAYGVEAAARTYFAAPARDLDLAQAAMLAGLIQSPAVYNPLVAWDAAKARQGVALDLMVGAGFVSRAEADLALAEPLRLAAGDGPLHAPHFSTYVRSLLEQRYGADAVLSGGLHVVTTLDLDLQHAAETAVRDQMADLNTPRPGRPDHNAHSAALVAVDPATGDVVAMVGSADYFDASIDGAVNVALARRQPGSAIKAITYAAAFDTSRWGTRAAAPGDDPTRPRLPFSPATVLSDVATAFTTREGEPYRPMNYDRTWHGPISLRRALATSSNMVAVKVLDAVGVDAMIDTAQALGITTVGDRERYGLALTLGGGEVTLLDLTAAYAGFAEQGRRVSPRAILAVLDGPTFARHRETADWPGVADTPPGPQAVPPAVADLITDILSDDLARLPAFGEHSVLELDRPAAAKTGTTTDFRDNWTVGYTPDLSAGVWVGNADNTPMEHTSGITGAGPIWHAFMTAALRGRPARDFPRSSEVVTANVCESTGLRPTTACQRPRTERFIRGTEPAADDWSYRVVDVDAATGARWSPGCHGRRVARVFRLMPSDAQGWGRGEGIAAPPERTCAGADVVAAGSAATGAGPRDVRQVGIGAPSVGLLDAGPTLALTNPAPGTTFARSSMLPETHQRLEIAAEPAGLGAGGRVTLFVDDQAIATVTRPPFRTLWRLVPGRHVARAVAFDAAGLHAESEAVAFTVLEQEPVAAAPPVESPVELP from the coding sequence ATGCGCATCGCCGTCCGCTTGCACCCCCGCCGCGCCCGCCTCGCCCGCCTCGCCGTGCTCCTCGCCGGCCGCCACCGCCGCCGCGCCTTCATCGCGCTGCCAGCCGTTCTCGCCCTCACCGGCCTCGTGGCGCTGCGCATGCTCATGGCGGATCTCCCCGCCCCCGGCGAACTCGTCACGCGGGCCGCCCATGATGCCACCAAGATCTACGACCGCCGCGGCCGGCTGCTCGTCGAGGTGCTCGACCCGCGCGCTGGGCGGCGCACCCGCGTGGACCTCGCGGATGTCGCGCCGGTGCTGCGTCAGGCGGTCATCGCTGTCGAGGACGCCGGGTTCTATTCTCACCCGGGCGTCGAGGCGCGCGGCATCGCACGCGCGGCGTGGCAGATGTTGCGGGCGGGGCGCGTGGTTTCCGGCGGCAGCACAATCACCCAGCAGCTGGCGCGCGCGGTACTGCTTTCGGACGACGAGCGCGGGCGGCGCTCGCTCCTGCGCAAGCTGCGCGAGTCGGTGCTGGCGCTGCGCATCACGGCCGCTTACGACAAGGATACGGTCCTCGAGCTATACCTGAACGAGGTCTACTTCGGCCAGCTCGCCTACGGCGTCGAGGCCGCCGCCCGCACGTATTTCGCCGCCCCCGCACGCGATCTGGACCTCGCCCAGGCGGCCATGCTGGCCGGGCTCATCCAATCGCCCGCCGTCTACAACCCGCTCGTCGCCTGGGACGCCGCCAAGGCCCGCCAGGGTGTGGCGCTCGACCTCATGGTCGGAGCCGGGTTCGTCTCGCGGGCCGAAGCGGACCTGGCGCTCGCGGAGCCGCTGCGCCTGGCCGCCGGCGACGGGCCGCTGCACGCGCCGCACTTCAGCACCTACGTGCGAAGCCTGCTGGAGCAGCGCTACGGCGCCGACGCCGTTCTTAGCGGTGGCCTGCACGTCGTCACGACGCTCGACCTTGACCTCCAGCACGCCGCCGAGACCGCCGTGCGCGACCAGATGGCGGACCTCAACACGCCCCGGCCCGGCCGCCCGGACCACAACGCCCACAGCGCCGCGCTGGTGGCGGTAGACCCTGCTACCGGCGACGTCGTGGCGATGGTCGGCAGCGCGGACTATTTCGATGCCTCGATCGACGGTGCCGTGAACGTCGCGCTCGCCCGCCGCCAGCCGGGGTCGGCCATCAAGGCCATCACGTACGCCGCCGCCTTCGACACGTCGCGCTGGGGCACCCGCGCCGCCGCGCCGGGCGACGACCCGACCCGGCCGCGGCTGCCGTTCTCGCCGGCCACTGTGCTCTCCGACGTGGCGACGGCCTTCACCACCCGCGAGGGAGAGCCGTATCGGCCGATGAACTACGACCGCACGTGGCACGGACCCATCAGCCTGCGCCGCGCGCTCGCCACATCGTCCAACATGGTGGCGGTCAAGGTCCTCGACGCGGTCGGCGTCGACGCGATGATCGATACCGCCCAGGCGCTCGGCATCACGACGGTCGGCGACCGCGAGCGCTACGGGCTGGCGCTCACGCTCGGGGGCGGCGAGGTCACGCTGCTGGACCTCACGGCAGCGTACGCCGGGTTCGCCGAGCAGGGCCGGCGCGTCTCGCCGCGCGCGATCCTGGCGGTGCTGGACGGGCCGACGTTTGCTCGGCACCGGGAGACGGCGGACTGGCCGGGCGTCGCCGACACGCCGCCCGGGCCGCAGGCGGTGCCGCCGGCGGTGGCGGATCTGATCACCGACATCCTGTCCGATGACCTGGCGCGCCTGCCGGCGTTCGGCGAGCACAGCGTGCTTGAGCTGGACCGTCCGGCGGCGGCCAAGACGGGCACCACCACCGATTTCCGCGACAACTGGACGGTGGGCTATACGCCGGACCTGTCCGCTGGCGTGTGGGTGGGCAATGCCGACAACACGCCCATGGAGCACACCTCGGGCATCACGGGCGCCGGCCCGATCTGGCACGCCTTCATGACCGCGGCCCTCCGCGGCCGTCCGGCGCGCGACTTCCCGCGCTCGTCGGAGGTCGTCACCGCCAACGTATGCGAGTCCACGGGCTTGCGCCCCACCACGGCCTGCCAGCGCCCGCGAACCGAGCGTTTCATCCGCGGCACCGAGCCGGCCGCCGACGACTGGAGCTACCGGGTGGTCGACGTCGATGCCGCCACGGGTGCACGATGGTCGCCCGGATGCCACGGCCGGCGCGTGGCGCGCGTCTTCCGCCTGATGCCGTCGGACGCGCAAGGCTGGGGCCGGGGCGAGGGCATCGCCGCGCCGCCGGAGCGGACGTGCGCGGGGGCCGACGTCGTCGCCGCTGGCAGCGCGGCTACCGGTGCCGGTCCCCGGGATGTCCGACAGGTCGGTATTGGGGCGCCTTCTGTTGGGCTACTCGACGCCGGCCCGACGCTCGCCCTCACCAACCCGGCGCCCGGCACCACGTTCGCCCGCTCGTCGATGCTGCCGGAGACCCACCAACGCCTGGAGATCGCGGCCGAGCCCGCCGGCCTGGGCGCCGGTGGCCGCGTCACCTTGTTTGTCGACGACCAGGCCATCGCCACCGTCACCCGCCCGCCTTTCCGCACGCTCTGGCGCCTCGTCCCCGGCCGCCACGTCGCGCGCGCGGTCGCGTTCGACGCTGCCGGCCTGCACGCCGAGAGCGAGGCCGTGGCGTTTACCGTCCTCGAACAGGAGCCGGTGGCGGCCGCGCCGCCCGTCGAATCGCCTGTTGAACTGCCGTGA
- a CDS encoding S8 family serine peptidase, producing MSHPSRTVRRSFLTPSKRRLSALVALFALAALMPVAAGAALASSTAATTAALSTAFVTPVDGDDIATTDPVAAERAALADDPDFSHRLIVQLSTPSLSEWAAAGTAPRSVAYDAEGLLDDDSPSARAHLARIDAEQQAFLNALPKSVPGARLSTYIDEYERARPLRYRLVLNGLTVDAGLNADVAKLEAALRAMPGVKHVGRDTAHQPTMYDSIGLINAPAAWDNTAVGGAANAGAGIRAASMDGGIHKDAPMFSGAGYLMPIGYPIGYVENTNGKIIASRVYFRSWDPPAPGDDTAWPGAFGTEHGVHTSGTMAGNRIEATFPGAAAPVTISGVAPRAYVMSYRVFYSSVNGIGSFYNAEGIQALEDIVRDRAHTLNNSWGGGPGSIGGAFDALDTALLNVFRSGIFVSMSNGNAGPGPGTGDHPSDDYINVAASTKGSAFVSGGVDVVAPAPVPGTLTGLAYSAAGFGGELAIGQRVGPFNWTPATVISATNGLGCEPFPAGAFAGRAALIERGVCEFSLKALNAQTAGATMVIIFNHTAGGDGAPGMGAGASGAKVTVPTISVGHSNGVALFDWQAQHGAAAQLVIDTVAHLWRSTEHPNDIAPPDLIAGFSSRGPSSAGTLKPDIAAPGVDIMSQGYAPGGGEGRHLGFGQVGGTSMASPHVAGAATMIRQIHKDWTPAMIKSALMSTSKYMDVWVDDRPAQPLDMGAGRLDLTNAADPGVILSPPSLSYGWQLVGTSKTIEVTLSSVAAGAETYAVTTVDTRGGFTATTAVKGMTVSPTTVNVPAGGTAKFNVTWNTTDLPLGDAQGFVVLTGEKYKAHLPAWTRVTPPPADAEVLIIDADGSRLGSAVPVDYTPAYTESLEAMNIAYDVFDAATATGLHVPTATEMKAYKWLILQTGDNRSTPGLNGLDQNHLMEYAASGGWVSVFGQNAAQVLGSNNPDGGTSFYGTALAATFQKESINSGTVLTQTQQVLAGAPGSAFNNVSVDISATGDGAGNQGSIDEIKFDTAAGAMPLLRYANGGGIVSQGFVAGAYRDDPTVERPGRAILSRSAYFGFGLEGMNDDTGHLSRRELLGAVRSWLSTEVSIAVTSDVKPARRQSYFTVKLSAMDADSTTTTPTIDTGIRYRATFGDGTGVFETDKLYIAPDGTQEGAAIMGHVWTRPGRYHVVFEGRGAMGITAVHEMDVDVAAGPEFHDWDPIYLPIVLRGEIIR from the coding sequence ATGTCCCATCCCTCGCGCACCGTGCGCCGATCGTTCCTGACGCCCAGCAAGCGCCGCCTGAGCGCCCTCGTGGCCTTGTTCGCCCTCGCTGCGCTCATGCCCGTTGCGGCCGGCGCCGCACTCGCCTCGTCGACGGCCGCGACGACCGCCGCGCTCAGCACGGCGTTCGTCACACCGGTCGACGGCGACGACATCGCCACCACCGACCCCGTCGCAGCCGAGCGCGCCGCGCTGGCGGACGACCCCGATTTCTCCCACCGCCTGATCGTCCAACTCAGCACGCCCTCGCTGTCCGAGTGGGCGGCCGCCGGCACTGCGCCGCGCTCGGTCGCCTATGACGCCGAGGGTCTGCTGGACGACGACAGCCCGTCCGCGCGCGCGCACCTCGCGCGGATCGACGCCGAGCAGCAGGCGTTCCTCAACGCGCTGCCCAAGAGCGTGCCCGGCGCGCGCCTGTCCACCTACATCGACGAGTACGAGCGGGCGCGCCCGCTGCGGTACCGGCTCGTTCTGAACGGCTTGACGGTCGATGCCGGCCTGAACGCCGACGTGGCGAAGCTCGAGGCCGCGCTCCGCGCGATGCCCGGTGTGAAGCACGTCGGCCGCGATACCGCCCACCAGCCGACGATGTACGATTCCATCGGGCTCATCAACGCCCCCGCGGCCTGGGACAACACGGCCGTCGGCGGCGCGGCGAACGCCGGTGCCGGCATCCGCGCGGCCTCGATGGACGGCGGCATCCACAAGGACGCGCCGATGTTCAGCGGCGCCGGCTACCTGATGCCGATCGGCTACCCGATCGGTTATGTCGAGAATACGAACGGCAAGATCATCGCCAGCCGGGTCTACTTCCGGAGCTGGGATCCGCCGGCGCCCGGCGACGACACCGCTTGGCCCGGAGCGTTCGGCACCGAGCACGGCGTGCACACCTCGGGCACCATGGCCGGCAACCGCATCGAGGCCACCTTCCCGGGCGCCGCGGCGCCGGTGACGATCAGCGGCGTCGCGCCGCGGGCGTACGTGATGAGCTACCGCGTCTTCTACTCCAGCGTGAACGGCATCGGCAGCTTCTACAACGCCGAGGGCATTCAGGCCCTCGAGGACATCGTCCGCGACCGCGCCCACACGCTGAACAACTCGTGGGGCGGCGGCCCCGGCTCGATCGGCGGCGCGTTCGACGCGCTGGACACGGCGCTCCTGAACGTCTTCCGGAGCGGCATCTTCGTCAGCATGTCCAACGGCAACGCCGGCCCCGGCCCCGGCACGGGCGATCACCCATCCGACGATTACATCAACGTCGCAGCGTCGACCAAGGGCTCGGCCTTCGTTTCGGGCGGCGTCGACGTCGTCGCGCCGGCTCCCGTCCCCGGGACGCTCACGGGCCTTGCCTACAGCGCGGCCGGCTTCGGCGGCGAGTTGGCGATCGGTCAGCGCGTCGGTCCGTTCAATTGGACGCCCGCGACGGTGATCTCGGCCACGAACGGCCTCGGATGCGAGCCGTTCCCGGCCGGGGCATTCGCGGGCCGCGCCGCCCTGATCGAGCGGGGCGTGTGCGAGTTCTCGCTCAAGGCGCTGAACGCGCAGACGGCTGGCGCGACGATGGTGATCATCTTCAACCATACCGCGGGCGGCGACGGAGCACCGGGCATGGGTGCCGGCGCAAGCGGTGCCAAGGTCACGGTCCCGACGATCTCCGTTGGGCACTCGAACGGCGTGGCGCTCTTCGACTGGCAGGCGCAGCACGGAGCCGCGGCGCAGCTTGTGATCGACACTGTGGCGCACCTTTGGCGAAGCACCGAGCATCCGAACGACATCGCGCCGCCGGACTTGATCGCCGGCTTCTCGAGCCGCGGCCCGAGCTCGGCCGGTACCCTCAAGCCCGACATCGCCGCACCCGGCGTCGACATCATGAGCCAGGGCTACGCACCGGGCGGCGGCGAGGGACGTCACCTCGGCTTCGGCCAGGTCGGCGGGACGTCGATGGCGAGCCCGCACGTGGCCGGCGCGGCGACGATGATCCGCCAGATCCACAAGGACTGGACGCCGGCCATGATCAAGTCGGCCCTGATGAGCACGTCCAAGTACATGGACGTCTGGGTCGACGATCGGCCGGCGCAGCCGCTCGACATGGGCGCGGGCCGGTTGGACCTGACGAACGCGGCCGATCCGGGCGTCATCCTCAGCCCGCCGAGCCTGAGCTACGGCTGGCAGCTCGTCGGCACGAGCAAGACGATCGAGGTCACGCTGTCCAGCGTCGCGGCCGGCGCCGAGACGTACGCCGTCACGACCGTGGACACGCGCGGCGGGTTCACGGCCACGACGGCGGTCAAGGGGATGACGGTTTCGCCGACGACGGTCAACGTGCCGGCCGGTGGAACCGCCAAGTTCAACGTCACGTGGAACACGACCGACCTGCCGCTCGGCGACGCGCAGGGCTTCGTCGTCCTGACGGGCGAGAAGTACAAGGCCCACCTGCCCGCCTGGACGCGCGTCACGCCGCCGCCGGCGGATGCCGAGGTCCTGATCATCGACGCGGACGGCAGCCGCTTGGGAAGCGCGGTGCCGGTGGATTACACGCCCGCTTACACCGAGAGCCTCGAGGCGATGAACATCGCGTACGACGTGTTCGACGCGGCGACGGCCACCGGACTGCACGTCCCGACGGCCACCGAGATGAAGGCCTACAAGTGGCTGATCCTCCAGACGGGTGACAACCGCAGCACGCCGGGGCTGAACGGGCTCGACCAGAACCACCTGATGGAGTACGCCGCATCGGGCGGCTGGGTGAGCGTGTTCGGTCAGAACGCGGCGCAGGTGCTCGGATCCAACAATCCGGATGGCGGCACGTCGTTCTACGGCACGGCGCTGGCGGCCACGTTCCAGAAGGAAAGCATCAACTCGGGCACGGTCCTGACCCAGACACAGCAAGTGCTGGCGGGCGCACCCGGCTCGGCGTTCAACAACGTCAGCGTCGACATCAGCGCGACCGGCGACGGCGCCGGCAACCAGGGCTCGATCGACGAGATCAAGTTCGACACCGCCGCCGGCGCGATGCCCCTCCTGCGCTACGCCAACGGCGGCGGGATCGTCAGCCAGGGCTTCGTGGCCGGCGCCTACCGGGACGACCCGACCGTCGAGCGGCCGGGCCGCGCGATCCTGAGCCGCAGCGCGTACTTCGGCTTCGGCCTCGAGGGCATGAACGACGACACCGGCCACTTGAGCCGCCGCGAGCTGCTTGGGGCCGTCCGGAGCTGGCTGTCGACCGAGGTGAGCATCGCGGTGACGTCGGACGTCAAGCCGGCCCGCCGCCAGAGCTACTTCACCGTCAAGCTGAGCGCGATGGACGCCGACTCCACCACGACGACGCCGACGATCGACACGGGCATCCGCTACCGGGCGACGTTCGGCGACGGGACGGGCGTGTTCGAGACGGACAAGCTCTACATCGCCCCGGACGGCACCCAGGAGGGCGCGGCCATCATGGGCCACGTCTGGACGCGGCCGGGCCGCTACCACGTCGTCTTCGAAGGCCGCGGCGCGATGGGCATCACGGCCGTCCACGAGATGGACGTGGACGTGGCGGCGGGGCCGGAGTTCCATGACTGGGATCCGATCTACCTGCCGATCGTGTTGCGAGGGGAGATCATTCGGTAG
- a CDS encoding peptidase S10, whose product MIGGKSVAYTARAGTMTLRDDGKDAKATVFFVAYTRDGGADAASRPITYAFNGGPGSSSVWLHLGLFGPRRISMPDDATLPPPPYALQDNGYSILDVSDVVFIDPVSTGFSRAAEGEDAKLFHGVSEDVKWMAEFIRLYATRNGRWGSPTYLAGESYGTTRAAALAAHLQDRHGFYLSGLMLISSILDFSTAYFVPGHDLPYILYVPTYTATAHYHRALPKDLQAKPLRDVLDEVEAFAIGDYATALLKGDRLDAATADDIAKRLARYTGLGADYVRSANLRLRIGRFCKELLRSRRMTVGRLDSRYTGHDTDAAGEAFEHDPSYAAILGPYTATLNDYVRRELGYESDVPYEILTDKVHPWKFDTAENRFLSVAGDLRAAMTKNPHLRVYVANGYHDLATPYFATRHTFDHLGLEPHLRGNVRMGYFEAGHMMYVLESALGGLKADLAAFVGGGA is encoded by the coding sequence ATGATCGGCGGTAAGAGCGTCGCCTACACCGCCCGCGCCGGGACGATGACCTTGCGCGACGACGGCAAGGATGCCAAGGCGACCGTCTTCTTCGTGGCCTACACACGCGACGGTGGCGCCGACGCAGCGTCGCGCCCGATCACGTATGCGTTCAACGGCGGGCCGGGCTCGTCGTCCGTGTGGCTGCACCTGGGGCTGTTCGGGCCGCGACGGATCAGCATGCCGGACGACGCGACGCTCCCGCCGCCGCCGTACGCGCTGCAGGACAACGGCTACAGCATCCTCGACGTGAGCGACGTCGTGTTCATCGACCCGGTTTCGACGGGCTTCAGTCGCGCGGCCGAGGGCGAGGACGCCAAGCTCTTTCACGGCGTGAGCGAAGACGTGAAGTGGATGGCCGAGTTCATCCGCCTCTATGCCACCCGCAACGGCCGCTGGGGATCGCCGACGTACCTCGCCGGCGAGAGCTACGGCACGACGCGGGCCGCGGCCCTCGCGGCGCACCTCCAGGACCGCCACGGCTTCTACCTCAGCGGTCTCATGCTGATCAGCAGCATCCTCGACTTCAGCACGGCCTACTTCGTCCCCGGCCACGACCTGCCATACATCCTCTACGTCCCGACGTACACCGCCACGGCCCACTACCACCGCGCGCTGCCGAAGGATCTCCAGGCCAAGCCGCTGCGCGACGTCCTGGACGAGGTCGAGGCGTTCGCGATCGGCGACTATGCGACGGCGCTCCTAAAGGGCGACCGGCTGGACGCGGCGACGGCGGACGACATCGCCAAGCGATTGGCGCGCTACACCGGCCTCGGCGCGGACTACGTCCGCAGCGCGAACCTGCGCCTGCGGATCGGCCGCTTCTGCAAGGAGCTCCTGCGCAGCCGGCGGATGACCGTCGGCCGTCTGGACAGCCGCTACACCGGCCACGACACGGACGCCGCCGGCGAGGCCTTCGAGCATGACCCGAGCTACGCCGCGATCCTCGGCCCCTACACCGCCACGCTGAACGACTACGTCCGCCGCGAGCTCGGCTACGAGAGCGACGTGCCGTACGAGATCCTCACGGACAAGGTCCATCCCTGGAAGTTCGACACCGCCGAGAACCGCTTCCTCAGCGTCGCCGGCGACCTGCGCGCGGCGATGACGAAGAACCCGCACCTACGGGTGTACGTCGCCAATGGCTACCACGACCTGGCAACGCCTTACTTCGCCACCCGGCACACGTTCGACCACCTGGGTTTGGAGCCGCATCTGCGGGGGAACGTCCGGATGGGGTATTTTGAGGCGGGGCACATGATGTACGTGTTGGAGTCGGCGCTTGGGGGGTTGAAGGCGGACTTGGCGGCGTTTGTGGGGGGCGGAGCGTAG
- a CDS encoding Uma2 family endonuclease → MTLATVSQPPVRSTGPRAGRWRFSVDDYLQLHERGIIPEGVRTELIEGEIRVMSPIGSPHISSTLRLIKLLASRVGDRAEVLCQMDVQFGEHTLFLPDIALLRPEPTGYLDHRPEAADVMLIVKVAHSSLRYDRRRKLPIYARFGVPEVWIAALGEQVLDVYRQPQDGRYMDATVRTPSEVVAPLALPDIVIEVGDVLRSEFWGQRRR, encoded by the coding sequence ATGACGCTCGCAACCGTCTCTCAGCCGCCCGTCCGATCGACCGGCCCGCGAGCCGGCCGCTGGCGCTTCTCGGTGGACGACTACCTCCAGCTGCACGAGCGCGGGATCATTCCCGAGGGTGTGCGGACGGAGCTCATCGAAGGCGAGATCCGCGTCATGTCCCCGATCGGTAGTCCGCACATCTCTTCGACGTTGCGGCTGATCAAGCTGCTGGCGTCGCGCGTCGGCGATCGCGCCGAAGTACTCTGTCAGATGGACGTACAGTTCGGCGAGCACACGCTGTTCCTGCCTGACATCGCACTTCTCCGCCCCGAGCCGACCGGCTATCTCGACCACCGGCCGGAGGCGGCCGATGTGATGCTGATCGTCAAGGTCGCACACAGCTCGCTGCGCTACGACCGCCGCCGCAAGCTGCCGATCTACGCCCGCTTCGGCGTGCCCGAGGTCTGGATTGCGGCGTTGGGCGAACAGGTGCTCGACGTCTATCGGCAGCCGCAGGACGGGCGGTACATGGACGCAACGGTGCGCACGCCGAGTGAAGTCGTGGCACCGCTGGCGCTCCCGGACATCGTCATCGAGGTGGGTGATGTGTTGCGGTCGGAGTTCTGGGGGCAGCGACGGCGCTAG
- a CDS encoding saccharopine dehydrogenase NADP-binding domain-containing protein, which produces MSTPTPSPTPVVVLGTGRIGTLVTQLLAASGDYAVSAVDVSPRAAEAAIRGADDAVVPNARAVAADFGQPDVLAQVVAGQAYVVSCAPYFANVGIAEAASRAGAHYLDLTEDVKVTQAVRRLADGAATAFIPQCGLAPGFISIVAGHLTRDFESLKSVKLRVGALPIYPNNRLKYNLTWSTDGLINEYGNPCEAIVGGATVELKPLEGYERFSLDGVEYEAFNTSGGLGTLCETLTGRVQDLDYKTIRYPGHRDIVALLMNDLGLNEDRATFKRILETSVPHTYQDVVVVTVSVVGRRRGELAQETIARKIYAGDVLGRRWGAIQLTTASGLCAVLDLHREGRLPASGFVRQEDVAYADFMANRFGRQYDAGHMVWEVDV; this is translated from the coding sequence ATGTCCACCCCCACCCCTTCCCCCACCCCCGTCGTCGTCCTCGGCACCGGCCGCATCGGCACGCTCGTCACGCAGCTGCTGGCCGCCAGCGGCGACTACGCCGTGTCCGCCGTCGACGTCAGCCCGCGCGCGGCCGAGGCGGCCATCCGCGGGGCGGACGACGCCGTCGTGCCCAACGCGCGGGCCGTGGCGGCGGACTTCGGTCAGCCGGACGTACTGGCGCAGGTCGTGGCCGGGCAGGCGTACGTCGTCAGCTGTGCGCCGTACTTCGCGAACGTCGGGATCGCCGAGGCGGCTTCACGGGCGGGCGCGCACTACCTCGACCTGACCGAGGACGTGAAGGTCACGCAGGCGGTGCGCCGTCTGGCGGACGGGGCGGCCACGGCGTTCATCCCACAGTGCGGGCTGGCGCCGGGCTTCATCAGCATCGTCGCCGGCCACCTGACGCGGGACTTCGAGAGCCTGAAGAGCGTGAAGCTGCGGGTGGGGGCGTTGCCGATCTACCCGAACAACCGGCTGAAGTACAACCTGACGTGGAGCACGGACGGCCTGATCAACGAGTACGGCAACCCGTGCGAGGCGATCGTCGGCGGCGCGACCGTCGAGCTGAAGCCCCTGGAGGGCTACGAGCGCTTCAGCCTGGACGGCGTGGAGTACGAGGCGTTCAACACGTCGGGCGGGCTCGGGACGCTGTGCGAGACGCTGACCGGTCGGGTGCAGGACCTGGACTACAAGACGATCCGCTACCCCGGCCACCGCGACATCGTGGCGCTCCTGATGAACGACCTCGGCTTGAACGAGGACCGGGCGACGTTCAAGCGGATTCTCGAGACGAGCGTCCCGCACACGTACCAGGACGTCGTCGTCGTCACGGTCAGCGTGGTCGGCCGGCGGCGGGGCGAGCTGGCGCAGGAGACGATCGCGCGCAAGATCTACGCGGGCGACGTGCTGGGGCGGCGGTGGGGCGCGATCCAGCTGACGACGGCCAGCGGCCTGTGCGCCGTCCTCGACCTGCACCGCGAGGGACGGCTGCCGGCGAGCGGGTTCGTGCGGCAGGAGGACGTGGCGTATGCGGACTTCATGGCGAACCGGTTCGGGCGGCAGTACGATGCGGGTCACATGGTGTGGGAGGTCGACGTCTAA
- a CDS encoding nucleotidyltransferase family protein — MSIDELLDTRRNDIVRLAAMHGAHNVRVFGSVARGEAGDASDIDFLVDWEPRRTLIDLCGLLSDLRELLGREVDVVSEDGLYWLLRRSILQESRPL; from the coding sequence GTGAGCATCGACGAACTACTTGACACACGTCGAAACGACATCGTCCGGCTTGCCGCCATGCATGGCGCCCACAACGTACGCGTGTTCGGCTCCGTGGCCCGAGGCGAGGCTGGTGACGCAAGCGACATCGACTTCCTGGTGGACTGGGAGCCTCGGCGCACGCTCATCGACCTTTGCGGGCTCCTCAGCGACCTGCGGGAGCTGTTGGGCCGTGAGGTAGACGTTGTGTCGGAGGACGGCTTGTACTGGCTGCTTCGACGGAGCATTCTCCAAGAATCGCGGCCGCTGTGA